CGCTGCGCATCCGTTACAGGCGCGTGGATCGCTGTCCATGACGCATTTCAGTACAGTGTTCAGTCCGGCTATCTTCAGGAAATGCCCCTCATCGGCCAGTGTGCCGCTGTGAGTGTCGGTATTGTGGAAGAGGAAGCGATGCTTGACCTTTGCTACGAAGAAGATACCAAAGCAGCCGTGGACTTGAATTTGGTGATGAACGAATCGGGAAACTTGATTGAGATTCAAGGAACCGCCGAAGGCAAAGCTTTTTCGCAAGAACAATTGTCCCGTATGCTTGCCTTGGGAACCCAAGGTATTCAAGAAATCATTTCCATACAAAAGGCGTCGGTAGCCCATGAACGCTGAACTTCTCATCGGATCAGCCAATTGTAACAAAGCGCGTGAACTGGCAGAATTATTAGAAGGGCTGCCATGGACCGTTGTCTCCTTAGCGGAGAAAGAAGCCGTTGCGGCTCCCGAAGAAAATGGGGATACCTTTGCAGACAATGCCTTGCTGAAGGCGCGCTATTACGCAAAAAAATTCAATATGCCTTGCATTGCAGATGATTCGGGGCTTATAGTCGATTATCTTGACGGGGCTCCCGGTATTCTGTCAGCACGTTATGCCGGTTTTGAAGGGGACGACGCCAACAACGAAAAACTTTTAATCGCCTTGGAAGAGGCTTTATGGCACGAACGGACAGCGCGCTTTCTGTGTTGTGCCGTTTTTTATAAGCCTGACGGTGAGCTTGTTCACTTGGAGACAGGTGAAGTGGAAGGGCATATTTCAGTAGAACGATTTGGCAGTAACGGCTTTGGCTATGACTGTCTGTTTGTGCCCGAAGGACATGAAATTACTTTTGCAGAAATGACTGCTTCTGAAAAACATGCCCTTAGTCATCGGGGGCGTGCCTTTGAAAAGATGCGCCGTTGGTTGGAGAAACAATCATGAAACGGGTTGCTCCTGACTCGAAGGGTATCCAACAGGCCGTGCAAATCCTTCGTGCAGGGGGCATTGTCGCCTATCCAACAGAAACGGTTTATGGATTGGGGGTTGATCCTTTTTCAGATAGTGCTTTGGCGAAATTGTTTACACTGAAAGAACGGGATATCCGGCAACCTGTTCTGCTTATTGTCGCTGATGAAAAACAAGCACGAGCCATGAGCGCCGATCTATCAGAACACGCAGCGCTTTGTATGCGTCATTTTTGGCCGGGCCCCTTATCACTTGTATTGCCCGCCTCTTCCCAGGTTTCAGGCGTGTTGCTGGATGATCAGGGTCGCATATGTCTGCGCTGCCCGGGACATGCCGTTGCGCGCGCTTTGTGTCATGTCTTTGGCAGTGCTATTACTTCTACCTCTGCCAATATTTCAGGGCAGCGACCGGCAACCAATGCCGACGCTGCAGCTTTGCCCGGAGTGGATTTCGTTTTGGATGGCGGTGTTTTGCCGCCGTCTCTTCCTTCTACAGTCTACGATCCCGATGCACAATGTGTTTTGCGCGAGGGTCCTATTACAATAGAAATGATTGCGACCATGTCTCTAA
This genomic window from Candidatus Hydrogenedentota bacterium contains:
- a CDS encoding threonylcarbamoyl-AMP synthase translates to MKRVAPDSKGIQQAVQILRAGGIVAYPTETVYGLGVDPFSDSALAKLFTLKERDIRQPVLLIVADEKQARAMSADLSEHAALCMRHFWPGPLSLVLPASSQVSGVLLDDQGRICLRCPGHAVARALCHVFGSAITSTSANISGQRPATNADAAALPGVDFVLDGGVLPPSLPSTVYDPDAQCVLREGPITIEMIATMSLNDER
- the rdgB gene encoding RdgB/HAM1 family non-canonical purine NTP pyrophosphatase, which translates into the protein MNAELLIGSANCNKARELAELLEGLPWTVVSLAEKEAVAAPEENGDTFADNALLKARYYAKKFNMPCIADDSGLIVDYLDGAPGILSARYAGFEGDDANNEKLLIALEEALWHERTARFLCCAVFYKPDGELVHLETGEVEGHISVERFGSNGFGYDCLFVPEGHEITFAEMTASEKHALSHRGRAFEKMRRWLEKQS